The Bacillus sp. Bos-x628 genome includes the window CCTTTATCGGAATTAAAATTAATAAGAACTATATCCGCCAAAAAGGTTCTATGTTGGCCTTTTATGAAAATGGTGTTGAGTTTGTTATGTACGGAGCCCCTGACGGATTATATGAGAGTCTAAAAAATAATTTTGACAGACAAATCACGATGGATTTCATTGGTATCCCATCTGTGAATATTTATGGTAATAAACGCACCCTTCAATTAGTTCTTGTAGGGTGCGAGAGGTCTGGCAACTATGATCTTATTGAGGAAGTACCTGATGAAGTTACTGTAGAAACCATTATTTTTTGAAATAACAGTTATAACAGTCATAATAATAGCCATGACAGTTACATTAGTAGTTGTAATTGTCATGGCTAACTTTATTTACCGAACTGCCACCATTTTTTCTTCTTGTTGTTTTCTAAGATCAATTTCTTTAATTCCTGAGTTTCTCTAATTGATTGTAGTAACAACTTGTCTCTATTTGTAGAGCCACTTTCTAAAAGCTTTTGGGTTTGATTTTGATTTTCCAACAGCTGATCTATTTGTTTCTGTTGGTTTTTTATAATTTCATGCATTTGTTCCATTGTTTCTTTCATAATTGTTATATCTAATGGTGGCTCAGTCTCATCAAATTGAGTTGATTCTGTTGAGCCCTTCCATACCGTTACATCAGTTATAGAAGATATAACTGTTCTCACAGCGTCTACAACTTTTATTCCTTTTTCATTTTTAATTTGAATTAGTCTTTTAAAAATTTCTAAATCTCTTTCTGAGAAGATTACTTTTCCTGTACGACTCCTTGTAAATCTGTATCCGTTCTCTTCTATTAAGAGATAGTACTTTTTAATAGTTGATGGAGATAACCCTAGCTCTTGAGCTACATCCTCAACGCCGGAAAAAATATTCATAACAGTCATAACCTCCGATTAATAGTAGTCATAACAATCATATCATAGATAAAATAACTTTTTAGAAATACTGTAATTAAAGTTTCGACATTAATTTACATTCTTGAATCTCCAGATATAAATAAAGAGAAAACAACATAAATAAATCGGAGGAATAATAATATGACTCAAAATACTAAACCGTTAGCTCCAGGAAAACAACAACATGTTTATATTGCGGCCCCATTCTTCAAGGCGGATCAAATAACCCGAGTTGCTTTGGTCGAAACATTACTTGAAAAACATGACTTAACATACTTCTCGCCAAGAAAACAATCAGCAATCGGTCCGATTTCATCACCTGAAGTTCGAAAGAAGTCTTTTGAGATGAACATTAGAGGAATTGAAGAATCAGAACTTGTTATTGCAATTACTGATGATAAAGACATGGGTACCATTTTTGAGGCGGGGCACGCATATGCATCGGGGGTCCCAATCATTTATGTGGCCTTCACACTTGGTCAAGATGGAATGTTCAATCTAATGTTAGCAGAGTCAGGAAAAGCTGCATGTAAAACAATCGAAGAATTAGAAGCTGCCATACTTGGTCAAGAAATTTATTATGAGGGCTTAATTGAATAATCTATTAAATAATTTATTTAATAAATTCAATAATAATTATTAAATGATGTCGTATTAAATAATTTTTTATTGATTATATTTAATAATAAGATGTCTATATACGGAGGAATTAATCATGAAAGTAATTATATTTAAACAAAGTGCTTGTCAACCATGCCAGATGCTTGAAAACTATTATTCTTTTGAGTTAGGGATTAAACCTGATATAACTTATAACCTTTCAGATGGTGATGATGATTCGGTAAACGCGGCTATGAAGTTTGGTATTATGGCTACGCCAGCCTTGGTACTTGTTGATAATAATGAAAATGAGATTGAAAGAATAGTTGGATTTAATGGCAAACAAGATCTGATTCGAGAAATGTTCTTAAAAGCAGGAAAAACTGAAAAATAGCATTTTTTGTATCTTTTTATATCAGGATATAACTTAACTCAACAACTCTCATAAAGGAGACACAACAGTTATGACTTACTATAACCGAGGAAAAGTACGTACTTTAGGAGATACACGAATCTTAGCACTTGGAGAGATTATTAGGTATAATAATCGCCCGAAAATCAAGCATGAGAACGTTGCTGAGCACACGTTTTACGTGATTACAACCGTCCTAAAGATCTGTCAAATGTATAACGTTGATGATTATATTAAACTCAAAGCTTTAGAATTTGCTGCCGTTCATGATATTCCTGAAATTTTCTTAGGGGATGTACCATATGATACGAAAGTAGACAATCCCACTTTACAGAAAATCTTGAATGAAGCTGAAATTGTTAACTTAAAAAAATATATGCCTGAATATGCAAAAGCATATGAGCAATTTCTCAAAGAAGAAAAAGAAGAGACAATTGCTTATCTAATTGTAAAGCTCGCCGATACGGTTTCTGTCCTTCAATATTCAAATAGTGAAATAGAACTTGGAAATAAAACAAAACAAATGAAAAGTATTAATGATGGAGCACAAGAGCGTGTATCAAATTTAATTGAAAAATTAGAGGCGCGATTAAGGAAAAAGGCAGTATTTTTTGATTGAGAAGCCGATTTGAGCTTCTTTTTTATTTAGAAATTTTCTTGGCGAGACTTATAAAAAGATTTTTAGCTAAAGAATAAAACGCGAAGTAACTCTATAATAAAAACACTATTTTATGTTAAACTTATTCTGATATGGATACGAAAAAATTATCAAATTTAATGATTAAATTGTTTAATGAAAATGGCAATACCCCTATGAACCAGTATGAAGCTTTAACAGCCACAAACGTACTTGGAAGGAGGGCAAAATCTGGAGATTATAAGTATATTGCTTTTATCTGTCCGGGTTTAAAAGGATTCTTTAATTGGCACTCTCATGTTAGACATGGAATAAAAGCAACGGTGGTTAAAGCAGGTCAAGCTAAAATAGTCTACAAAGAAGGCTTAGAGGTTATAGATGAACTTGTTTTGAAATATTATGATTCAGAAGTTGATGTTTCAGCTATCGAACCGTCTAATTCAGCCTATTATGCTGAACAATGCATAGATTATGTTTGCAAGACTCTTTTAGATTTTCAGAGATCCGATTTGCTTAAGTATATATATTCATCAGAAGTCATCTCTAACGAATTCGAGAATGATGATTATAGAGGTCTTCAATGGATATATATATTTAGACACCCTAAAGTTAGAAATGAACTTAAAATTGGGATGTCTACTCGCCCGTGGCAGGAGCGTTACGCAGAAGCAAATATGAATACATATACCTCAAGAGACTTGGAGGTTGTTGCTACTTTCCCTTGTAAGGATGGTAAATCTATTGAGAGATTATTACATTCACAATTTGAAGAATACAGACTTCCCCCAAAAACCGGTCAAACGCGGCATCCGGAATGGTTTGAGTTTCCTGAAAATAAAGTTGAAGAAGTAATTTCTCGAATTGAAAAGTTTATGAAATCAATTGATTTATTATCTTTATAACAAGACTAGTGATATGTCTTTAGTCTTTTTGCATTTAAATTTAGCTAGATATAAAAGTTATGACAATAATATTAATGTGGAGATCTTAGAATGAAGATTGAAGTTCATGAAAGAAATCATTTTGAATATTAATGAGATTATTAAACCACTTTATAATTTTAAGACTGCTTCGGCAGTCTTTTTTTATATTTCTATTTACGTTTTTTTAATACCAGATATAAATACAAAGTACAACAAGAGATTAAAGAAATCGGAGGATATAACGGTTATGACTAACTCAACTACTACTATTGTCGTCCCGCCACCTGAATTTGTTAAACCAAAAATCATCATCCTTGAAGGTGTTGATCGCTCAGGAAAATCATCTCTACAACAAGCTATAAATAAAGTCTCTAATTACAAACATATTGTAGTTGATAGGGGGCCAATTGGTTTTAAAACATATTGTGACTTGTTTAGTCGAGATCCTCAATTATGGGATAACTATGATGACTTAGAAAAGCATTTAGCTGAGATTAAAGACGTAATCGTAATTTACCTTGATTGTGACACAAAGGTCCTGATAAATCGATGCCTTCAGACTGGCCACGAAATTCTTGATTATACTCTTCATAAACATTTTTATAAATTTTATTTTGATAAGTCTCCAATACAGAAGCTAATTGTAGACACCACCTATAAAACTCCAGAAGAAATTGCACAAGAATTAAAAGAGAAGGGAGTCCTTTAATGATGAAAGTTGTAATCTACTGTGACGGGGCATCGAGAAATAATGGAAGAGACGATAATATCGGGGGTATCGGGGCAGTTCTTCGATATGGCTCCCACATTAAAACTATTAAGGCTAGCTATAGAAACGTTACAAATAACATGATGGAAATTCGCGCAGCTATTGAAGCCCTTAAACAATTAAAAACACATAATATTCCTGTAGAAATCAATACAGATTCGGCATATCTATGCAATTGTATGAACCAAGGTTGGTATAAAAAGTGGATGAATAATGGATGGATTACAGCTAATAAAAAGCCAGTGGAGAATCGCCGGTTATGGATTGAATTAATTGAACTGGTCGAGAAATTCCCGTTTATCACTTTTAATAAAGTTAAAGGTCATTCAGGAATCCCAGATAATGAACTTGCTGATAGATTAGCCAATGAGGCAATGGATGAACTTACAAGAGACCCAGCTATATAAGTCAATAAAGAATGATTACTTATAAAGTACGGTTATCTATTGAGGGAATATTTATTGAAAAAAATCAATAAATATATTAAATCAATTTACATTTTCGTACTTTTAGATATAAATATATTGTATTTTTTATTGAAAATATGATTGAAAAAAATCGGAGGAATTAAATAATGCCAAAAAATAATAACCTTGAGCCAGTTAAATTACCCATGCCAATTCGTTTTAATGAAAAGCCAGAATTTGAATTCAAAAATGATTTAGAAAATATTAAAGTTACTCTAGTTGATTATACTCCTTGGGAAAGCATTCTTTGTTATCTTCCTGGATATGTGAATGCAACCTGGGCGGATGATCCCGAAGAAACATATAGTATGACACAGGTGGTTGATGATATTGAAAAAGCCTTCACCTTTAAAACACTGCCTTCAATCCTTGAAACAATTCGATTAACATTTCGAATTGAAGGAATTTCAGTACAAGATGTAACTCATTTAATTCGTCATAGGACATTTTCGTTTTCGGCCCAATGTACAGGAGATCGTTGGTTATCCCATACAACTGCAGTTATTCCTGAATCTATTGAAAATTCCCCTGAGTTTTTAGAAAGATATAAAGATCTTACTCGACAATGTCGTAATCTTTATGCTGAAATGATTGATTCTAAGAAGATTTCAATTATGGATGCTCGACTTATTCTGAATAAAAACCATGATAACTTTTATTATGCTTCAATGAATGTTAAAGATTTATTGGCCTTCTGCAAGCAACGTATTGATCGGCAGATTCAACCGAAGTCGGATAACATTATTGCGTATCAAATGTATCTCGAACTTTGTCGGGCATATCCTATCGCCCATTTAGATCTTATAGATTTTGAAATGCCAAGTTTCCATTACATCAAGAACGCGCGAAACGGTCACGCTACTAATCTATACTTCCCAGAAGAAAACTCAGATAAATTTGAATGGAATGAAAAAGACTTTATTTATCAAGATTGGCGTGAAAATATTAATGGAACTAATCCGCCCAAGGGTCCGACTAAATTTCAGAGAATGCTCAGAGAATATAAAAATCAACTTGAAGAATGGAAAATTGCCTCGAAACAATATATGGATCACCTTGCAAGCCGAGGAGAAGATAAGTAATGTTACAATTTTCTCGAATTCCATCTATAGGTGAACTTGATTATTTAAAAGAAAATGATGAAATGATTTTATTCGATTCTTTCACAATGATTAATCCGTGTACGGAGAATACTTTTCCTGATTCGGATGAGCCTTATTATACTTCACTTGAAATGCAATTAAGACACTTACTTTATAAATTTTCAAGTGGGTGGATAAGTTCAGAGAGACAGGTAATGCTTAATAGTGATGAATGTATCTCAACCGTTCATTTTATATTTGACAATGAGAAACGAGTAATTGGAATTAATGTTTTCCAAAGATCTTCTAACTTATTTAATTTAGAAGATGATGTTCAATTCTTTAATTACTTTATTAATAAGTACTTAAAAGAGCATAAAAAGATTAAGTTAACGTATTTTGTGTCGCACCCACACATCTTTAAAAACAAAAATAAAAAAATAGAAGATTAAAACCACTCAAATGAGTGGTTTTTTGAATTTTTTGTTCGTCTGATTTACGTTTCTGTCAATTCAGATATAAATACTTTATAAAAATACAAGAAATGAGAGGTTATTAATCATGACCCGACTACAACAACAAAGTATCGAAAAGTATAAGAAAAAGCCTTTCTTGACTCATTCACATACTGATGCATCAAATTTTCGATTAAGAGATGCTATTAATAAACCAGAAGAATTGATTAATTATTGTCATGAGATTGGATTGAGTGGAGTAGTCATTACAGATCACGAAACTTTATCATCTCACGTAAAAGCCCACAAGTACGTTGAAGAGAATAAAGAACGCCTTGGAGATTTCAAATTAGGGTTTGGTAACGAAATATACCTAGTTGATAAAGTAGATACTATGGAGAAAAAATCATTAAACCAAAAGATAAGCTTCCACCATTTCATACTAATCGCTAAGTCACAAAAAGGATATGAAGGATTGAAAAAACTTAGCTCTAAAGCTTGGTACAATTCTTTCTTCTACCGTGGAATGGAACGGGTGCCGACATATAAAGATGAATTAATGTCTTTAATGCAGGAGTATCAAGGAGAAATTATTGCTTGTACAGCTTGTGTTGGTGGAGAACTTCCTCAGTCTTTAATTGCATATCATGACGATCCTACTCCAGAAAATAAAAAACGAGTGCATGATTTTATTGTTTGGTTAAAGGGAGTATTCGGAGAAGACTGTTATTTTGAACTGCAACCCTCAAAAAATCGAGATCAATTAGTAGCCAATGAAATGATGTTAAAAATATCTGAAGCCTACAATGTTAAATGTATTGTCTCTACTGACGCTCACTACCTTAATAAAAAATACGCGCCAGCTCACAAAATATATCTCACAGCATCAGAAGGAGAGAGGGAAGTTGATGAGTTTTATGCTACAACTTATGTTATGGGGTATGAAGAATTACTTGAGTACTTTGATGAGGAAGTATTAGATGTTCTTGTTGATAATACTAATGAAATAAGATCAAAACTTGGATCAATTACATTCGCCCAGGAAACCAAAGTTCCTAAGGCACATATCCCAAAATATGAAATGAGTCAACTATTTACTCCTTACTATATGGAATACGAGTATATAAGAAAATATGCTGAAAGCCAGTACGACATTGATCGTTATTATCTCCATTTAATAGCTGAAGGTATGGTTTCAAAGAAACAAGAGCTAAATAAAGAGAACCTTTTAAGAATAAATGTTGAGCTTGATGAACTTTACCATATTACTGAAAAACTTGGCCAGCCACTTTCGTCTTACTTTGTCCTTTCAAAAGATGTTGTTGATTTAATGTGGAAAGTCTCACTGGTTGGCGTGAGTCGTGGATCAGCATGTTGTTTTTACCTGAATTACCTTTTAGATATTGTTCAGCTAAATCCAATTAAATTTAATCTTCCGCATTGGAGATTCTTATCAAAAGAACGGCCTGAATTACCGGATATTGATCTGGATTCTGAAGGATCAAAGCGCCATGAAATTATTCAAATCACAAAAGAGCATTATGGAGAAGAGAACGTCTTGAATATGGGAACTTTTACAACAGAAGGGGCTCGTTCGACTGTTTTAACTTCTTGTCGTGGGTTAGGAATTGATAAAGATATTGCTCATAATATTGCTAACTTAATCCCTACCCGGAAGGGTGGTATTTGGAGCTTACATGAGTGCTTTTACGGAAATCCAAAAGAAGGAACCAAACCAGCTAAAGAATTTTGCCGTGAAGTTGATAAATACGAAGGTCTAAAAGAAGCAATGCTCTCTATTGAAGGATTAATTTCTGGTCGCGGACAACATGCTTCAGGAGTTATTATTTTCCCTAATGGATATATAAAACAAAATGCCATGATGAAAACAACTTCAGGGTTGCCTATCACTCAATTTGATGCAGAAGATAGTATCTATATGGGTGGGCTCAAATTAGATTATCTGTCCATTAATGCTCTTGATAGAATTAGAACAGCTTTAGATCTGCTTCTAGATCATGGGAAAATTGAATGGCAGGGATCTTTGAGGGAAACTTACAATAAATACTTTCATCCAGACATTCTTGAAATGAAAGCTCCTAAAATGTTTGATTTATTATTTGAAGGTCATGTTTTGAATGCTTTTCAATTTGAAACAGCAGTTGGCCAGCAAGCTCTTACAAAAATTAATCCTCGATCATTTGATGAACTCTGTGCTGGCAACTCTTTGATGAGATTAAGTACTGATGGCGAGCAACCACTTGATAAATATGTTCGTTTTAAAAATAATATTCAAGATTGGTATGAAGAAATGAGATCGGCTGGGCTGAATGAAAAAGAAATTAAGATTCTTGAGGAACATTTACTTGATAGGTATGGGATTTGTGATACACAAGAAGGATTAATGTTGCTTGCTATGGATGATAGGATCGCCGGTTTTAACCTAACTCAAGCTAATAAATTCCGAAAATCTGTTGCAAAAGCAAACCAAAAATTAATTGAAGATCAAAGAATTAAATTTTATGAAGGAGGAGAGAAAACTGGAGCTCGCAAAATATTCCTAGACTATGTTTGGAATAAAGAGTTTAAACCTCAGTTTGGATATTCTTTCTCATTACCCCATATTGCTGGATATACAATGATATTAATGATTGAAATGAATATTTGTTATAGATATGGAGCGATTTATTGGAAGACAGCTTGCTTATCAGTTAATGCGGGAATGATAGGAGAAACTGAAAAAGGTACAAAATACGGGGCGATTGCTAAAGCTGTTGGAGATATGAAAGGTGACATTTTAAACCCAGACATTAATCTTTCAAATAAGGGATTCACACCTTTAGAAGAAGAGAATAAAATCTTATTCGGCCTCAAACCGATTGCCGGTTTAGGAACAGATGCAATAGAAAAAATCATTGAAAATCGCCCCTATAAAAGCTTTGAAGACTTCTTTAAGAAGATAGTCATTCCAGGTCTAATTTCTGAAGCAAAAGTTGTTTCGTTAATAAAAGCTGGTTGTTTTGATTCTTTTTATCCAAATAGACGACTTTTAATGATCAACTTTGTTAAAACCATTACCCCTAAAAAGGAAAAGCTTACAATGGTCCAACTACCAACCATAATTCACTTAGTAGATCAGAAGAAATTCAGAATAGAACTTGAAATCTATAATTTTCGAAATAAACTTTTTGGAAGAAATAAAGTACCAATGACAAAAGAAATTGAACAAGAATTTATGCATTTCTTACGGGTGTTTCCTTATCCAGTTGATTATGAATTTAAAAATGGAAAGCTCTGTATTGACCAGAAAACTTTTGATAAAGCTTATAAAGAGATTATTGATCCATTAAGAAAATGGGTTACTTCTCCTGAAGCTGCTGAACAATTTAACAAGATTAAAATGAAAGAGTTCTGGGCTAAACATTGTCAAGGAACAATCGAAGCTTGGGAAATGGAAACATTGCTATTCTACTCTAAAAAACATGAATTAGATTACATGCCATTAAACAACTACTTTAATATTGTTAATTTTAATGATCTCCCTCCTAACCCTGTTATAACAGAGTACAAAAAAAATAGACGCGGAAATAATGTTCCTCAATACAAGATCGATATTATTGCTGGAACGGTAGTTGAAAAAAATAAACAGAAATCTCTTGTCCATGTCCTAACTCAAGATGCTGGTGTAGTAACTGTTAGATATTCTAAAGGTCAGTTTGCTCACTATGATAAAAAGGTTGTTCGAATTGATGGTAAAGAAAAACAAGTTCTTGATCCGTCTTGGTTTGAACGAGGAAGCAAACTTGTTTTAATCGGTTTTAGACGTGGAGAAGAATTTGTTCTTCGCACGACAGGAACACAGTTTAAGCATAGCACAATAAAAATCAAGGGCTATGACTCTGAAAAGTTATACCTCCAAATGGCAAAAGTCACAGAGTAACCTGTGACTTTTATTAATTCTAATGAATTCTATAAGGAAATCAGTTGGATCTAACAATATAAAGACAAGATATGAGAGTCATGATTTACATTTCTGTTATAACCATCGGTCATGATGGTTATAATCCCTTTATTTAAAAAATAATGTAATAAATGATTTACATTTTTCAATAACAAGATATAAATATAAAGGATTATGTAATTAATTAAATAACAATATAAATAAAAATATTTAAATCGGAGAAAGGACTCATTACTATGAATCAATTTATTCTTGATAATCAAAAAGAGTTTCAAAAACGTATGGGTCATGACATAGATAACATGACTCCTCAAGAAAAGGCTACATACATCAAGGCTATGATGCTATGGACAATTGATGAACTCAGTGAAGCTCTTCATGAACTTCCTTATGCTAAAGAATGGTCGAGTAAATATGAGAAAGAAGATTACAGTATTGAGAAACATGAAAGGTTATTTAAAGAAGAAGTTATTGATGCACTTCATTTCTTTACTAATATAATGGTTGCTGTTGGTATGACAGAAGAAGAAATCCTTCGTATGTATAGAGAAAAAAATAAAATTAACTATCAACGTCAAGAGGATCCTTCTCTTGGATATATTTAATTGGAGGTAATAACTATGACAACTACTATGTTAACAACCACTAAGTATTTCTCAACTGCCGAAGCTGAAGCAGAGGCAATCATTGATCAGCAAAAACAAGAACATGGCGATTATATTAAGTCTCATAGTATCACCAGAAAAATCAAAAAAGATGTTGAGTATTTCATCATTCAAGTCACTGTTGAGTACTACAAAGATAAAGATTTAGTATCAACTGTATCGTGAAGTAATTAAATGGATTTACGATTATTTTTCTTGGTTTAGTATAGTCTTGTCTTTGATATTTGAAACAGGACAAGCCATTATTCTAATGATAATGATATTTTAATCTTCCTACTCAACTATTAAATCGGAGGAAACATCATGATAAAAATCATCTGGGCTTATAAAGAAAAAGATCCCCTTAAAGTATTTTTAGAGAGCCAATTAAATGCTGCTGATCTTAAAGGATATGAAGTTAAAAAATTTTCAATTGATAGACTTCCAGAATTGATTGATCTATATGAACTTAAACAATGGTGTAACGTTATTTTTCTTAATAAAGATGGTAAAAAAATTGCTGTTTTTGAAGGACCGTTTTCGAGCAAAGACATCGAGAATACTTTGGAGTTTATAGAAGAAATCATTAAAATCTCTAAAGAGAGGGGATTTTAATGATTTATGTTCTACTTGGTGCAACTTGTTCCGGTAAAACTACAGCATTAGAGACTTTAGTCAAACAAGGTTATAAAACAATTACATCTTATACAACTCGACCAAAAAGGCCAGATGAGATTGATGGAGTCGATTATCATTTCGTTACTCAAGATTATTTTAAGTGGATGGATGAATCAGGTTTATTAGTTGCAAAGAATAGCTTTAAAAGTGCATTTGGAGACGTCTGGGGCTACGCAATTAATAGCCAAGATATAAAACTCTTTGAAGATCAAATCGTGATTACAGAGCCTTCTGGGTATCGTGATTTAACTGAAAAATACGGTCCGAGTAATGTTACTGGAATCTATTTAATGGCCCCCTATGATATTCGATTAGCTAGGGGAATCAAAAGAGAAGATAATTCAGTTGAGCTCAAAAGAAGGTTGATCGCAGATGAAAAAGATTTTGAAGGATTAGAACTTGAAGTTGATTACATTGTTGATTCAATGGATAAGGATCAGGTTATTAAGGAGATTTGTAATATTATGAATGGTGATTTTAAATGAAGAGTCTACAGTTGGTTTCACCGTTACCTCCATCAGTTAACAACTATCTTAATTACAAAGTTTCTTCAAAAGGCCCCCGTAAATTTGTTCAATCATATCCTTCAGAAGAAACTAAGATATATAAGTCTTTCTTTATTGACTACGTGAAAGACCAAATGAAAGAACAAGAATGGGAACAACCTGAAAAGGGGAAATTAGTATTCGTAAAAATCAAGTTTTTCTTAGATCGAAAGAGGAAAGACCCTAACAATTTTTTAAAAGTTCCATTTGATGTCTTTACGGAAGCTGGAGTTTATATTGATGACGATGTGGCTCTACCAGTTGCAGAAAGGGTTTATATTGATAATCAAAATCCAAGACTAGAATTTGAAATTTATGAAGCTACTAATATTGGTGTTTTTGATGACGCAGAAGATCTTGAAGATTTCAAAAACAAAAATTGTGTTTTATGCAAGAAAAAGCCCGACAAATGTACAATATTTAAGAGAATTATTGACAATAGGGTAGTTCAAGAATTCAATCTTTCTAATAAAGAATGCTTAGCTAGGAGGTAAATACCTCCTTTTCTTGAGTTAAACATATACATAAAATGAATATTTTATGTTAAAGGCCATTTGACATACCTATACATATATATGCCTATTTTTATTTATCAAAAATAGAACAAGTGTTCCCTTTAACGTCGTATTATGATATTATATTAGCGTGTCAGTCAAATAATAAAGGAACATATACATAAAAGAAATTAAACTTTCATAATCCTCTAATTTTAGTGAATAATCAAAAAATGTGTACGGTATAGTTCTTATGTAATATAATAATAATTGTAAGTTTTACCGAAATTTCCTATTATAATTCTTAAAATTCTCAAAGATGTTCCAAAAAGGGGAAATAATATTTTTTTATTTTACATTTCTATTTTCCTAGATATAATCATTAAGTCTGATGATTATGGAAATTTTGGTTTTACTTG containing:
- a CDS encoding RusA family crossover junction endodeoxyribonuclease; translated protein: MKSLQLVSPLPPSVNNYLNYKVSSKGPRKFVQSYPSEETKIYKSFFIDYVKDQMKEQEWEQPEKGKLVFVKIKFFLDRKRKDPNNFLKVPFDVFTEAGVYIDDDVALPVAERVYIDNQNPRLEFEIYEATNIGVFDDAEDLEDFKNKNCVLCKKKPDKCTIFKRIIDNRVVQEFNLSNKECLARR
- a CDS encoding guanylate kinase/L-type calcium channel region, translating into MIYVLLGATCSGKTTALETLVKQGYKTITSYTTRPKRPDEIDGVDYHFVTQDYFKWMDESGLLVAKNSFKSAFGDVWGYAINSQDIKLFEDQIVITEPSGYRDLTEKYGPSNVTGIYLMAPYDIRLARGIKREDNSVELKRRLIADEKDFEGLELEVDYIVDSMDKDQVIKEICNIMNGDFK
- a CDS encoding dUTPase, whose amino-acid sequence is MNQFILDNQKEFQKRMGHDIDNMTPQEKATYIKAMMLWTIDELSEALHELPYAKEWSSKYEKEDYSIEKHERLFKEEVIDALHFFTNIMVAVGMTEEEILRMYREKNKINYQRQEDPSLGYI
- a CDS encoding thioredoxin translates to MIKIIWAYKEKDPLKVFLESQLNAADLKGYEVKKFSIDRLPELIDLYELKQWCNVIFLNKDGKKIAVFEGPFSSKDIENTLEFIEEIIKISKERGF